ACGACAAACCTGCTCTTCACATCGCTCAGTTTTACCTTCTGACCAAACTGGTTGGTCAATTCAAAATCCCGTACCTGATGAAATACCGTATCGTAAGTCGTCTTACCGTCCTTAAAAACAGTATCCACACGCTCAGGTATGTAATACCGAGGTATGGATACTATATTTTGGCTGTAATGATCAACTATCAAGTACCCTGCCAGCGGAACAAGGATCGCCAGCCCAACTCCTAATAATGCCCTTCGTGAAATGACTGAATAGTTTAGAATTACAGTAATAATATTTGCTTAGTGGTGGTTGCCCGCAGGTTTTGCACCGTGACCGCCATGGGCGTCTTTCGGCGCCATTTCGATTTTACGTTCTCTACCGGGAGACAGATCTTTACGCATGTTCTTCCAGGAATCACCGTCCGCGAGGAAGGCAATGATGAACCAAACGAAGAATACCAGTGGCACCAGTACGCTTAGGATCAGGTTTTTGATCTCGTGGCCAAGGTGCATAAACTCGGCTACGATGTAAAACGCTTTTACTACGGTCAGGATGACGAAAACACCATTCAGCGCCATTTTAGGCATAAAGTTCCACTCCAGGTGAGCGAATGCCAGTATAATTTCAAAAACCGTAATACCCAGCAGTATCCAAAACGTTCTCCAGATCGAAGAAGTTGAGGAGGATGCCTGTTCTGTGGTTGTATCTACGTGTGCCATGATCTAATATTTCTAAAAGCTCTTTTCTAAATTAATTTAATCAAATTCCGCGTTTCGCTCACTGCGTTCTTACAGCAGGTAGAAGCAGGTGAATACGAATACCCAAACCAGGTCTACAAAGTGCCAGTACAGACCAACTTTTTCCACCATTTCGTAGTGACCACGCTTCTCGTAAGTACCGTTCAGTACGTTCAGCAGGATCACGATATTCAGGATCACACCGGAAGTTACGTGCAGGCCGTGGAAGCCGGTGATGGTAAAGAAGAAGTCGGTGAAGTTAGAGTTAGTAGCAACAGTTCCGTCAGCATTAGCGAAAGGATTCAGTCCCCACCATGCACCGCTGTGGTACAAGTGCGTCCATTCCCATGCCTGGCAACCCAGGAACGCAGCACCACCGATGATAGTCCAGATGAGCCATTTGATTACCGCTTTCCTGTCTCTGTGGTGACCAGCGTGTACGGCCAGTACCATGGTAACAGAACTCATGATCAGGATGAAGGTCATCAAGCTCACGAATACGAGCGGCAGGTTAGCGTCGCCCATGAACGGGAAGGAATGGAATACGTCATTCGGGTCAGGCCATGAAAGGCTGCTGAAACGAACCGTACCATACGATATCAGTAATGCGCCGAAGGTAAAGGCGTCTGATAACAGGAAGTACCACATCATCAACTTGCCGTAGCTCACATTGAAGGGAGAATAACCTCCTGCCCACCATTTTTTCTTCGCTGTAACTGTTGTATCCATCTGTATTTTTTGTAGAATTTTAAACGCTTTTAAATCAAATCAATTTATCTGGCCAGGCTTAGGAATACCAGCAGGTATATCCAAAGAATGTCCACGAAATGCCAGTAAGCAGCAGCTACTTCCACCGGTACCGCACTATAACTGCGGATGCGGGTACGGAAGGCACGGAAGAACATGATCAACAGGGCTACTACGCCACCGAGTACGTGTAAAATGTGCACCGCTACGATTACATAAATGAAGCCTGCAGAAACCGGACCGTTAATAAGGGGCAGATTTCGCTGCATCATATCGGCAAATCCGAATACCTGGGAAACTGTGAAAAGAACTCCTAATATCGCCGTCAGGGTGATGAGTTGCTTATAGCTCCTCATGTTCCTCAGGCGGAACTGCCGCAGCGCCAAATGCATGGTTAAACTGCTGGCCAAAATCACCAAAGTAGAGATCCAGAAGATGCTCGGCAGCTCAAATGCCTGCCAGTTCGCCTGTGACCTTTTCACCACATAAGCACTCGTAAAACCGATGAACATCATCGTGATACTTCCCATGGCTATCCAAAGGGAAAACTTATGCGGATGTATTTTATTTTTCTGTGCAGTCATTGTCGCCATTATCCTCACATTTTTACTTTATCAGCCAATAACGCCAGCATTACGATCGTCAGGTAGAAATAAGAACTGAACATCAGTTTGCGGGCAGATGGCACATCACATTTTCGGTACAGCACAATCGCTTTATACAGGTAGAATGCCCCGGCGAGTAACACGATAATCGCAGATACCCAGCCCGTAAGCTCCAGTACGAACGGCGCCAGTCCCGCGGGGATCAGCAGCAATGCGTACATGGCAGACTGTAAAGCGGTCCATTTGCTCGGACCTTTGTCGGATGGCAACAGTTTAAAACCAGCTTTGGCATAATCTGTATGCGCTATCCAGGCAATGGCCCAGAAGTGTGGGAACTGCCACAGGAACTGGATCGCAAACAGGGCCCAGCCGCCTTCACTCAGTTCGTTGGCTCCTGCCGCCCAGCCGATCAACGGCGGTAACGCACCTGGAACCGCACCCACCAGCACCGCTAATGAGTTCCATTTTTTCCAGGGAGTGTACACGAAACCGTACAATACAAGCGAGGCAAGGCTTACACCGAAGCTTAACCAGTTGAAATAGTAAGCCATGATAAACAGCCCCAGACCACCAGTAATGGTAGCTACCGCTACTGCTTCGCTCACCGATATTCTGCCTGCCGGCAGAGGACGGGGAGCGGTGCGGGCCATCAGTTTATCACTGTCTCTTTCCAATATCTGGTTAATGGCGCTAGCGCCACCGGATACCAAAACGCCACCTATAAATAACAAAAGAACTTTTAATAAATCAAACTCAACGCCAGGTACCAGCAAGTAGCCGACTACACTGGAAAAAACTACCATAAACGTAAGGGTAAACTTCATCAGCTGGAAGTAATCCCTCACCCTGCTTGCTAACGCATATGAAGTCGACAATTTTATGGAATTTTCTTGAACCATTGATGTTGCTTTCCATAGGCCGCCGTCTTGCAACGACGACCTCACTTTCTTAACACACCCGGAAGATCAATGGCTCCGGGAACCGGTAAATATTATCAGTGTGCAGACTCGTCAGCCGAAACAGGAACGGTTTGCGGGATAAAGTCTTTACCATCTTTGCTATAATCATATGGCCACCTGTATACTTCAGGAATTTCGCCAGGCCAGTTACCGTGACCAGGATTGATAGGCGTAGTCCACTCGAGGGTCGTAGCCTGCCAAGGGTTGGTAGTAGTTACTTTACGACCTTTGAAAATGCTGTAGAAGAAGTTGAATACGAACAGCAGCTGTACAGCGAACACCGCGATCACAACGATACTGATGAAAGCATTCAGCGCACCAAACTGGTTGAAGGAAGTCCAGCCGGAGTAGTCGAAATACCTTCTCGGCATACCCGCCATACCTTCGTAGTGCATTGGCCAGAATATCAGGTAAGCACCCACCAAAGTAACCCAGAAGTGAATAAAACCGATCGTGTTGTTCAGATAACGGCCATACATTTTAGGGAACCAATGGTATATCGCGGCGAACATACCGAAGAATGCAGACACACCCATTACAATGTGGAAGTGCGCAATTACAAAGTAAGTATCGTGCAGGTGAATGTCGATAGAGGAGTTACCCAGCCAGATACCGGTCAGACCACCAGAGATAAAGGTGCTCACGAAACCGATAGAGAACAGGGAGCCTGGTGTGAAGCGGATATTACCTTTCCAGATGGTGGTAATCCAGTTAAACACCTTGATGGCAGACGGTACCGCGATCAGCAACGTTAACAGTACGAAGAACGCACCGAGGAACGGGTTAAGACCGGTAACAAACATGTGGTGCGCCCATACGAGGAAGGCCAGGATCGCGATTGCGAACATAGAACCCACCATCGCGAGGTAACCGAAGATCGGTTTACGGCTGTTGATAGCCAGTACCTCAGACACCATACCCATCGCAGGCAGGATGATGATGTACACCTCAGGGTGACCCAGGAACCAGAACAAGTGCTGGTAAAGGATAGCGCTACCACCTTCGTTAGGCAGTACTTTACCTTTTACAAACAGTTCGCTCAGGTAGAAGCTTGTGCCAGCGTGACGGTCGAACAGCAACAGGATGAAGCCGGACAGTAACACAGGGAAAGATAATACACCCAGTACAGCGGTGAAGAAGAATGACCAGATAGTCAGTGGCATCTTCGTCATGCTCATACCTTTAGTACGTAAGTTCAGAATAGTAGAGATGTAGTTCAAACCACCCAGCAGCTGCGACACTACGAACAATGCCATGCTCACCAGCCAGAGGTCCATACCAATTTTAGATCCGATAGAAGCATCACCCAATGCGCTCAGCGGAGGGTAAGACGTCCAGCCACCGGAAGCAGGGCCTGTTTGTACGAAGAACGACGCCAGCATTACCATACCCGCCAGGAAGAAGAACCAGTAGCTGAGCATATTCATGAAAGGAGAAGCCATATCGCGGGCACCTACCTGCAGGGGAATAAGGAAGTTAGAGAAGGTACCGCTCAAACCGGCAGTTAACACGAAGAATACCAGGATGGTACCGTGCATGGTAACCAGGGCGTAATAAGCCTGTGGAGTAATGCGGCCGCCTTCTGCCCAGTGACCGAGAATGCTTTCCAGCCAGGGGAAGGTAGCGTCGGGGAAACCGAGCTGTAAACGGAACAGTACAGAGAATAAAGCACCAATGATCGCCCAGATGATACCTGTAATCAGGAACTGTTTCGCAATCATTTTGTGGTCCATACTGAACACATACTTCGAAATGAAGCTCTGCTCATGATGGTGGTCATGATCATGCCCATTATGGTGATCATGTCCCTCTCCGTGATGACTTACCTCATGTTGACCGTGCAAAGTTGCTTCGTGACTCATATTCAGTTCTGTTTGTTATTAGCCATCAACGCGGTAATATTCGTTGCTGGCAATTGTCTTTTTTAAGTTTTTTCTACTGATTTCGTTTTTACACCTTAGTTGGCAGCCACTGTTTTGGTTGCAGCGCTGTCCGCCTTTTCCGCAGGAGCAGCAGGAGCGTCGGAAGTGTGGGCCAGTGAATATTGGCTCACCTGCTTCGCTACCCAGGCGTCATACTCTTCCTGTGTTTCCACCACGATCACACCTCTCATGGAGTAGTGACCTTCACCACACATCTGGTCGCAGGAAATTTCGTATGTGAAATCAGGATTGTTTGTTTTCTTCTTCATTTCCGCTGTAGTAAACTTAGGCGTAAACCACAGTGTAGTAGGAATACCAGGAACGGCGTCCATTTTCAGGCGGAAGTGAGCCAAACCTACGTCGTGTACTACATCTTTAGCACCAATGATCAGTTTAACAGGCTTACCAACAACAATGTGCATTTCGCTGGCCATGAAGTCGTCCTTGTTCAGGTCGTCTGTCCAGTCCTGGCCCACAGGGTTGGTAGCGTTATTGATGTTTTTGTAGAATTTGCTGCCGAGCAGGCCGTCTTTACCCGGGTAGCGGAACAGCCAGTTAAACTGCTGACCGGTAATTTCTACCACTGCTGCGTCTTTAGGCGCCTCAGAAGTTAAACGGAACCAGTGCTTCAAACCGAATGCTACCAGTACAGTCAGCGCGATCGCCGGGATTACTGTCCAGATCACCTCCAGTTTATTGTTATGCGGGAAGTAAAATGCTTTACGACCTTCTTTCTCCTGGTACTTGTAAGCGAACCAGAACAGCAGGATCTGCGTGATAACGAATACGATACCGGTAAGGATCAGGGTTACCTTGATCATACTGTCAATACCTTCACCATGATCAGAGGCAGATTCGCCCAGGATCTTGTCTTTCAGGATGTCATTACACCACCAAACGCCAATCAGCCCCAGTATCAGGAAAGCTATCAGCAGGAAACCGTTGATGCGGTTGTTCTGCTGGCGCGATTTCTTTTCCCCCTTCAAGATGGACACATATTCACTTGCCTTCGCAATCTGAAAGATGACCACGAATATGAGGACAACAACTAAAACTGCTAAAAATCCTGACATTGTTATTTGAAATAATTAAGTTATCTAATGCTTATTCGTTGTTTTTATCTTTTCACAATCCGCAGGACTAAACCTGGTGGATGATGCTCTCTCTCAAATAAGGGTGAGTTTTCGGTGTCAGTGATGCTTTCGTCAGCTGGTGCAGCGTTACAAAAATCACGATGCCTACGAAACCAAGACCAATACCCAATTCGTACCATGGGAATACCAGGTGGTTATCCTGTGTACCCGGAGCTACCATTTGGAAGAAGTCGAGCCAGTGGCCGGAGATAACAACTATCGCCATGATGGTTACCAATGTAGCGTTACGTTTTGCACCACGTTTCATCAGTATCAACAGCGGCAGTACGAAGTTCACGATCAGGTTGGCAAAGAATACCGGCCTGAAAGGTCCCTGCATACGCGGAATAAAGTAAATAGTTTCCTCAGGAATGTTTGCATACCAGATCAGCATGAACTGAGAGAACCACAGGTAAGTCCAGAAAATGCTGAATGCAAACATGAATTTACCCAGGTCATGAATGTGCTCGTCGCTAACATATGACAGGTAACCTTGTTTTTTCAGGTAAATCACGAACAGTGCGATCAGTGACATACCAGATACGAAGGTGCTCGCAAAAGTATACCAGCTGTACATGGTAGAAAACCAGTGTGCATCGATGCTCATCAGCCACAACCATGGAGTAGTAGAACCAACAGTCAGTGCGAATACTACGATAAAGCCTGCACACCAAACGGTATTTCTCCAGATCAGTTTGCGACCGGTTTCAGCGTCCATTACCCAGCTATCCTGTTCGATGGACATCCTGCGCAGTTTAATTGTCAGCGCGATCCACAAACCGATAGTGATAACAGTAGCAGTGATGAAAAATGTAGGGTTCAGGAAGGCAGATTTGAACAACAGGATCGGGTCATGCTGTACGTGTTCAGCATTGGTCCAGTGGTAAATATGCTCTTTCTTACCTAATACTAAGGTGATTAATATAGCAAAGGCAATTACACCCAGCACCGGCACTACCATGGAGATAGCTTCGGGTACGCGACGGAAAGCGATCTGCCAGCCGCCGTGAGCGAGGGTTGTTGCGCTGATGAAGAAGGTGCTGGTCAGTACCACCATCAGGAAAAATGTACTGTTCTGCAGCAAGCCTGCCCAAAAGCGTGTGTCTCCATGCTCACCACCGAGCGTAAACAATCCGATCAATAAAGTCAGCAAGCCAACTCCCATCAGCACAAAGCTGGTCGTTTTTAATCTTGCCGGTACTACAAATTGGTCCTTCATTACCTGTATATTAAAATACTTTTCTAAATTCAGTTTTATCAAAATTACTTAGTTGCCGCCGTATCTGCTGCGGGCGCTGCATTAGCAGCCTGGGTGCTGTCACCTGCAGGTGCTACAGCAGATGGAACGGTACCACCGGTCTGCACACTCTTAATATAAGCCACCACTTTCCAGCGTTGCTCACGATCGAGCTGGCTGGCGTAGCTGCCCATCACGTTATAACCATAAGTAGCTACGTGGAAAATACGGCCTTCGCTGTAACCAGCTACTTTACCGGCGATAAAGCTCGCAGGCGCAGCAGCGTATGGTCCGTCGCCGCCTTTGTAAAGCGGACCGTTACCGTCCAGTTTAGTACCATGGCAAATACCGCAATAGATGTTGTACAGGCGTTTGCCTTCTTCCAGATCAGTTGCAGAGAGCGTGAGCGGGTTCTTAACGAAGTTAGCCTGTGCAGTATCTTCAGCTTTTAAAGTATAAGGCAGTAATTCACCTCTTTTCACGGTACCTTCTACCGGCTTCATGTTCGCTACAGTCTTGTTATAGAACTCATATGCACGGGAGTCAACCATGTCAGGCACATAGTGCTTTCCAGGTTTCCTGTGATCAGTACTGCAAGCCGCCAGGAAAGATCCGCCTGTCAGCGCTGCTGCAATCAATATGTTGGAAGTCCTTTTCATCAGTAATTTTTTGTCTACTCGTTGGTCTGACGTTGCGGCTTTCGCCGCATTATAATTCGTTTATTATGATTCTTTTACTACGCTTTAACGGTAACAGGTTCGCTGTACAAGCGGCTTTCCTGGTCGTAGCGGCCTAACCACCAGCCGGTTTCGGCTGTTTGTTCGTTCACTTCTTTGGCACCTACACTGCTCAAAAACTCCTTCAGTTCCGCAGCACCGTTTTTGCCGGTTACCTCAATCGCCATCACAAACAAATCGTCTGTCTGACGCGGGTGGAAGATGTGTTTTTTCACAAAAGGAGCCAGCTGACACAGGTAGCAGAAAGTAAGCACCATGCCTACTGCCGCAAACAGTACCGTTAACTCGAATGTGATGGGAATGAACGCCGGAAGCGGAAAGTGTGGTTTACCACCGATGTTCATTGGCCAGTCTGTTGTAAATACCCAGCCCATTACAGAAAGAGCCGTAGTAGTACCGGTGATGCCATAAACGAAACCGGCAGTGTGCAGGCTCGTTTCACGAAGACCCATTGCATGGTCCAATCCGTGTACCGGGAAAGGCGTATACACATCGTGCAGCTTGTATCCGGCAGCCCTTACTTTCTTAACAGCCGGGAACAATACCGCCTCGTCATCAAAACTACCTACAACAAATTTTTTTACAGCCATATATTGAGAAATTCAAAGTTCAATTAAAACAATCCTGTTAGTCCGTGATTAGTGGTGATGTGCGTGATCGTGAGCAAATGCTTCAACTTCCTGAGCTTCATATTTACCCATTTTGTCTTTATAGCTCTTACCAGTTGTTTTCAGTACGCTCTTGATCTCTGCTACCGCAATTACCGGGAAGTATTTAGCGAACAGGAAGAAGCAGGTAAAGAACAAACCGAAAGTACCTACATAGAAGCCAACTTCTGGCCAGGACGGACGGTAGTAACCCCAGCTGGACGGCAGATAGTCGCGGTACAGGGAGGTACAGATGATCACGAAACGCTCGAACCACATACCAATGTTCACGATGATAGACATTACGAAGGTCACCATGATGTTTCTTCTCATTTTAGAGAACCAGAACACCTGCGGAGAAATTACGTTACAGCTCATCATGATCCAGTAAGACCAACCCAGCGGACCGGCAGCACGATATTTATAGAAGGTGTCGAACTCGTAAGGAACAGCACCGTACCAGGCCATGAACAGCTCGGTCAGGTAAGCTACACCCACCACAGAACCAGTCAGTACAATTACTTTGTTCATCGCTTCGATGTGACCAATAGTAATGTAATCTTCCAGGCCCAGGATCTTACGGGTGATGATCAGCAGGGTGTTTACCATCGCGAAACCAGAGAAGATCGCGCCCGCTACGAAGTAGGGAGGGAAGATGGTCGTGTGCCAACCAGGAATTACAGAGGTAGCAAAGTCAAAAGATACGATGGTGTGTACAGACAGTACCAGTGGTGTTGACAAACCTGCCAGTACCAGTGATAAAGACTCATGACGCTGCCAGTGTTTAGTGGAACCAGTCCAACCGAAGGAAGCAACACCGTATAATAACTTGCGGAGTTTAGTTTTAGCACGGTCACGAACGGTAGCAAAGTCAGGGATCAGACCAGAATACCAGAACAACAGTGATACCGTGAAATAAGTAGAGATCGCAAATACGTCCCACAACAGCGGCGAGTTAAAGTTTACCCAAACCGGACCGCGGGTGTTAGGATAAGGAAGGATGAAGAAGCCCATCCAAACACGACCCATGTGGAAGATCGGGAACTGACCCGCACACATTACCGCGAAGATGGTCATCGCCTCTGCCGCACGGTTCACACCTGTACGCCAGCCCTGGCGGAACAGCAACAGGATCGCGGAGATCAGCGTACCGGCGTGACCGATACCTACCCACCATACGAAGTTGGTGATGTCATAACCCCAACCGATCGTTTTGTTCAGGTTCCACACACCTGTACCGAAGTAAACCTCCCAAAATACAGAGAAGGCACCGAAGCCTAACAATACGAGAGAAATGAAAAATCCAATGTACCACAGTTTGCCGGGCTTCGCCTCAATAGGACTGATAATATCCTCAGTTACCTGGTGATAATCCTTAACCCCGTCAACTAAAGGTTCTCTCAGTGTGGATTCGTACTTTAAATGCATAGTATTCTGAGCTTTGGTCAGCCAGCCTTGCGGCTGACTGACTATTTAATGCAAAACTTATCTAGATCTCTTTTAATAATTCTTATCGTTTCAACTTATCCTTAGTGGTGAGCCGCTTCTTTCGTTGCAGTCGCGCCGTGGCCATGTTCTGCCGCTTTAGGAGCTGCATCTTTGTTACGGATCTTCGCCAGGTAGTTGATGTTTGGCAGCGTGTGCGTTTCTTCCAGAACGTAGTACAGACGGTCTTTCTGTTCAATGTTACGGAGTTTGTAGATCGCACTTTCTTTATCGTTCACGTTACCGAAGATGATAGAGTCAGAAGCACAAGCCTGTTGACAAGCCGTTTTCGCTTCACCATCTTTGATCGGACGACCTGCTTTCTTAGCAGTCAGTTTCGCATCCTGTAAGCGCTGTACGCAGAAAGAACATTTTTCCATAGTACCGCGGGCACGAACCACTACATCAGGGTTCAACACCATACGGGTAAGGCTGTCGTTCATATCAGCTACATCGTACAGGTTACCGTCGAAGCTATCAGCACCGTTCCAGTCTCTCCAGTTGAAGCGACGAACTTTGTACGGACAGTTGTTCGCGCAATAACGCGTACCGATACAACGGTTATAAGCCATCTGGTTAATACCTTCTGAGCTGTGGTTGGTAGCTGCTACCGGACAAACGTTCTCACATGGAGCGTTATCACAGTGCTGGCAAAGCATCGGCTGGAACACTACTTCCGGATTGTCAACGTCGCCCGCAAAGTAACGGTCGATGCGCAGCCAATGCATTTCGTGCGCCAGGATCACCTGCTCTTTACCTACTACAGATACGTTGTTCTCTGCCTGACAAGCAATGGTACAAGCGCCACAACCAAAGCAGGTGTTGAGGTCGATCGACATACCCCACTTCACACCGTTACCCGGTACCATGTGTACGTCTTTGTACATCGTTGCGTCGTGTGCGAAGTCTTCACCGTAGTGGTGCAGCTTCTCACGATCTTTATTTACTGCTTTAGGGTTCGTGATGAACTCCTGCAGGGTAGTTTCTTTAACGATCGGACGGCCTTCGTAGCTGTTGTGCGTCTGGGTCAGACCAACCGGGTATTTAGCACCCGTTGCTTCTGCAGTTGCTTCAGCAGCAAAGTAATCGAAAGTCTGGCCGTTGAAGCTTACCATTGGATAAGCGTTCTGACCAATTCTGCCGGCAGCTTTACCGATCAGTTTTGCATCGCCACGGCCGTAACCAACTGCGATCGCGATTGTCTCGGGGTGAATACCGGGAACGATCAGCAAAGGCAGCACAATCTCTTTACCGTTAGCTTTTATTTTCAGTACTTTCCTGTCTGCGTTGATCTCATAATCGTCGCCCAGCTCTTCGTGGAAAGATTTGGCGAGCGTGTTGGAGATACATGCGTAGTTGTCCCAGGTAGCACGGGTAATCGGGTCGGGCATTTCCTGTAACCAGGGGTTGTTTGCCTCTTTACCGCTACCGATCGCTACTTTCTGATACAGTGTAAGTTCCAGTTTACCACCTTGCTTGGTGCTGATCTTACCAGCAGCAGCAGCGGCGTCGGCAGCGAATGATGCACCACCCAAAGCAGGGGCTGCAGCTGGTTCGATGATACCGTCCTGGAGTACTTTGTTCCATTGTTCAACACCACCCAGTTTAGCGATCCAGGCATTTTTCAGGTATTCTACCCATGGAGTAGTGTTACCTGCCCAGATCAGCAGGCTGTCCTGCAGGGCGCGTGTTTTAAACAGGGGCGCGATGGTTGGTTGAATGAAGGAGATATAACCCGTTCTGCCTTCCGCATCACCCCAGCTTTCGAGGTAGTGATGGTCGGGAACGATGAATTTACAAAGCTGTGTGGTCTCGTCCAGGCGCTCGTTGAATGACACGGTCAAACCAACTTTAGCGATACCGGATTTGAATTTAGCCTGGTCGAAGTAGTCATAAGCAGGGTTAGCACCGGCAATCAGCAGGGCGCCAATAGCACCAGCGTTCATGTCGTTAACCAGCTGCTGCATGTCTGCATCAATACCCTGGCGGATGTTGGAGGTAGTAGCCCAGTCGATCGTAGTACCATTGGAACCAGCCATGTTATTGATGGCGTTTACAATGATTTGAACGTTTACGTCGTTGGAACCGCTTACGATCAGTGATTTACCGGGGTTAGCCTGGATCGCTTTCGCAGCTTTCATTACACCGGCTTTCACTTTCTCGTCCAGGGCAGGCATTGCTACGCCGCCGCCGAGTGCTGAGTACAGCGCCAGGGCAACCGCGCCAGCCTGTGAAGGACGGTGTGTGAAACGCTCGTCGGCATTGGCACCGGTAAGGCTCATTACGCTCTCGAACTGGAAGTGTTTGCTCATTTCCGGTTTGTCGGCATTGATCTTACGGGTAGTACCGTATGCGCGGGTAATTTCAGCAGTGTTTAACCAGGTACCGAGGAAGTCGGCGCCCAGGCTCACTACTACTTTAGCGTTTTCGAAGTGGTAAACAGGCAGCGTTCTTTTACCGTAAGATGCTTCGTTGGCGAGCAGCATACCGGAATAAGAGATCGCATCGTATGTTACATGGCGGCCACCTGGGTATTTCGCCAGGAACTCGCTGATCACTTGTTTAGTGGAGGGGCTGATGATGGTGGACGTAAGCAGCACAACAGGTTTGCCACCTAAACCAGCCAGCGCGGACATCACTTGTTTGTCCAGCTCAGCGAAAGTCATTTCGTTTACTTTCTCTTTACCATCGAAAGTACCCGGTACACGTACGCGGGCCACATCGTACAGGCTCAGTACAGAACCCTGTACTCTTGCTGTAGTGGTACCACCTGTTACGGTAGACATTTCGTTACCTTCTATTTTGATGGGACGGCCCTCGCGGGTTTTCACCACCACCGGTACGAAATCGCCTTCGGTTACATAAGTGGAAGCATATAAGTTAGGTACGCCAGGCGTAATTTCTTCTGGCTTATTTACATAAGGAATCGCCTTCTTGATCGGAGTTTCACAGCTTGCTGCGATCGTTGCGGCCGCAGTGGTAAAACCGAGGTATTTCAGGAAGTCCCGTCGGGGGGTAGCGGC
This genomic interval from Chitinophaga horti contains the following:
- a CDS encoding cytochrome c oxidase subunit II, whose protein sequence is MSGFLAVLVVVLIFVVIFQIAKASEYVSILKGEKKSRQQNNRINGFLLIAFLILGLIGVWWCNDILKDKILGESASDHGEGIDSMIKVTLILTGIVFVITQILLFWFAYKYQEKEGRKAFYFPHNNKLEVIWTVIPAIALTVLVAFGLKHWFRLTSEAPKDAAVVEITGQQFNWLFRYPGKDGLLGSKFYKNINNATNPVGQDWTDDLNKDDFMASEMHIVVGKPVKLIIGAKDVVHDVGLAHFRLKMDAVPGIPTTLWFTPKFTTAEMKKKTNNPDFTYEISCDQMCGEGHYSMRGVIVVETQEEYDAWVAKQVSQYSLAHTSDAPAAPAEKADSAATKTVAAN
- a CDS encoding quinol:cytochrome C oxidoreductase; translated protein: MKDQFVVPARLKTTSFVLMGVGLLTLLIGLFTLGGEHGDTRFWAGLLQNSTFFLMVVLTSTFFISATTLAHGGWQIAFRRVPEAISMVVPVLGVIAFAILITLVLGKKEHIYHWTNAEHVQHDPILLFKSAFLNPTFFITATVITIGLWIALTIKLRRMSIEQDSWVMDAETGRKLIWRNTVWCAGFIVVFALTVGSTTPWLWLMSIDAHWFSTMYSWYTFASTFVSGMSLIALFVIYLKKQGYLSYVSDEHIHDLGKFMFAFSIFWTYLWFSQFMLIWYANIPEETIYFIPRMQGPFRPVFFANLIVNFVLPLLILMKRGAKRNATLVTIMAIVVISGHWLDFFQMVAPGTQDNHLVFPWYELGIGLGFVGIVIFVTLHQLTKASLTPKTHPYLRESIIHQV
- a CDS encoding cytochrome c oxidase subunit 3; this encodes MTAQKNKIHPHKFSLWIAMGSITMMFIGFTSAYVVKRSQANWQAFELPSIFWISTLVILASSLTMHLALRQFRLRNMRSYKQLITLTAILGVLFTVSQVFGFADMMQRNLPLINGPVSAGFIYVIVAVHILHVLGGVVALLIMFFRAFRTRIRSYSAVPVEVAAAYWHFVDILWIYLLVFLSLAR
- a CDS encoding c-type cytochrome → MKRTSNILIAAALTGGSFLAACSTDHRKPGKHYVPDMVDSRAYEFYNKTVANMKPVEGTVKRGELLPYTLKAEDTAQANFVKNPLTLSATDLEEGKRLYNIYCGICHGTKLDGNGPLYKGGDGPYAAAPASFIAGKVAGYSEGRIFHVATYGYNVMGSYASQLDREQRWKVVAYIKSVQTGGTVPSAVAPAGDSTQAANAAPAADTAATK
- a CDS encoding cytochrome c oxidase subunit 3, with amino-acid sequence MDTTVTAKKKWWAGGYSPFNVSYGKLMMWYFLLSDAFTFGALLISYGTVRFSSLSWPDPNDVFHSFPFMGDANLPLVFVSLMTFILIMSSVTMVLAVHAGHHRDRKAVIKWLIWTIIGGAAFLGCQAWEWTHLYHSGAWWGLNPFANADGTVATNSNFTDFFFTITGFHGLHVTSGVILNIVILLNVLNGTYEKRGHYEMVEKVGLYWHFVDLVWVFVFTCFYLL
- a CDS encoding cytochrome c oxidase subunit I: MSHEATLHGQHEVSHHGEGHDHHNGHDHDHHHEQSFISKYVFSMDHKMIAKQFLITGIIWAIIGALFSVLFRLQLGFPDATFPWLESILGHWAEGGRITPQAYYALVTMHGTILVFFVLTAGLSGTFSNFLIPLQVGARDMASPFMNMLSYWFFFLAGMVMLASFFVQTGPASGGWTSYPPLSALGDASIGSKIGMDLWLVSMALFVVSQLLGGLNYISTILNLRTKGMSMTKMPLTIWSFFFTAVLGVLSFPVLLSGFILLLFDRHAGTSFYLSELFVKGKVLPNEGGSAILYQHLFWFLGHPEVYIIILPAMGMVSEVLAINSRKPIFGYLAMVGSMFAIAILAFLVWAHHMFVTGLNPFLGAFFVLLTLLIAVPSAIKVFNWITTIWKGNIRFTPGSLFSIGFVSTFISGGLTGIWLGNSSIDIHLHDTYFVIAHFHIVMGVSAFFGMFAAIYHWFPKMYGRYLNNTIGFIHFWVTLVGAYLIFWPMHYEGMAGMPRRYFDYSGWTSFNQFGALNAFISIVVIAVFAVQLLFVFNFFYSIFKGRKVTTTNPWQATTLEWTTPINPGHGNWPGEIPEVYRWPYDYSKDGKDFIPQTVPVSADESAH
- a CDS encoding cytochrome C oxidase subunit IV family protein, yielding MAHVDTTTEQASSSTSSIWRTFWILLGITVFEIILAFAHLEWNFMPKMALNGVFVILTVVKAFYIVAEFMHLGHEIKNLILSVLVPLVFFVWFIIAFLADGDSWKNMRKDLSPGRERKIEMAPKDAHGGHGAKPAGNHH
- the cyoE gene encoding heme o synthase, with amino-acid sequence MVVFSSVVGYLLVPGVEFDLLKVLLLFIGGVLVSGGASAINQILERDSDKLMARTAPRPLPAGRISVSEAVAVATITGGLGLFIMAYYFNWLSFGVSLASLVLYGFVYTPWKKWNSLAVLVGAVPGALPPLIGWAAGANELSEGGWALFAIQFLWQFPHFWAIAWIAHTDYAKAGFKLLPSDKGPSKWTALQSAMYALLLIPAGLAPFVLELTGWVSAIIVLLAGAFYLYKAIVLYRKCDVPSARKLMFSSYFYLTIVMLALLADKVKM